A window of the Polaribacter batillariae genome harbors these coding sequences:
- a CDS encoding peptidoglycan DD-metalloendopeptidase family protein, whose amino-acid sequence MKKALHLLLFIIVFSACNTDKKKPVPTSKPVKPKPVYRYGYKINDYKVIQDTIKSGESFGYILDRHHVSYPKINNIATSIKDIFDVRRVRAGKPYTILASKDSLEEAKVFIYKNDKIRATVVDFSDSIVKAHTFLQPIKTVERIVEGKIYSNLSNAMDSLHLSPNLTYTIADIYAWTLDFYKLQKGDSFKIIFEEKFIKDSLFAGYGNVKSAVFKHNNQDLYAFRFVADSVKGIPEYYDENGNMLRSQFLKSPIKFQYRISSRYNLKRRIAYYGYKVKPHKGTDFAANIGTPIIATASGTVIESRRKGGNGNYVKIKHNGTYATQYLHMKKRKVKKGDYVKQGQVIGTVGMTGNTGGPHVCYRFWKNGRQVDPLSPKTKLPEAEPLHKNIKPRFLKFIEPLKYQLDYNQLPTKEPSKITEEIAQN is encoded by the coding sequence TTGAAAAAAGCACTACACCTTTTATTGTTTATAATTGTTTTTTCAGCATGTAATACTGATAAAAAAAAGCCAGTTCCAACATCTAAACCCGTAAAACCAAAACCGGTTTACAGGTATGGTTATAAAATTAACGATTATAAAGTAATTCAAGACACCATAAAAAGTGGCGAGAGTTTTGGGTATATATTAGATAGACATCATGTTAGCTACCCAAAAATTAATAATATCGCGACATCCATTAAAGATATTTTTGATGTTAGAAGAGTAAGAGCAGGCAAGCCTTATACGATTTTAGCAAGTAAAGATTCTTTAGAAGAAGCAAAAGTTTTTATTTACAAAAACGATAAAATTCGAGCGACAGTTGTCGATTTTTCAGACTCTATTGTAAAAGCACACACCTTTTTGCAACCCATAAAAACGGTAGAAAGAATTGTAGAAGGTAAAATATATTCTAACCTTTCAAATGCCATGGATAGTTTGCATTTATCGCCAAATTTAACCTACACGATAGCAGATATTTATGCCTGGACGTTAGATTTTTACAAACTTCAAAAAGGAGATTCTTTTAAAATTATTTTTGAAGAAAAATTTATAAAAGACTCTTTATTCGCAGGTTATGGCAATGTAAAATCGGCTGTTTTTAAACACAATAATCAAGACCTGTATGCTTTTCGTTTTGTGGCAGATTCTGTAAAAGGCATCCCAGAATATTACGACGAAAATGGCAATATGTTAAGAAGCCAATTCTTAAAATCTCCTATAAAGTTTCAATATAGAATTTCATCTAGATATAATTTAAAAAGAAGAATCGCATATTATGGTTACAAAGTTAAACCTCATAAAGGAACAGATTTTGCAGCAAATATAGGCACACCAATTATAGCTACTGCAAGTGGTACAGTTATAGAGTCTAGAAGAAAAGGAGGCAATGGAAATTATGTGAAAATAAAACATAATGGTACTTACGCTACACAATATTTGCATATGAAAAAGCGCAAAGTAAAAAAAGGAGATTACGTAAAACAAGGGCAAGTAATTGGTACTGTTGGTATGACAGGAAATACAGGAGGCCCTCATGTTTGTTATCGTTTTTGGAAAAATGGAAGACAGGTAGATCCTTTAAGCCCAAAAACAAAATTACCAGAAGCAGAACCATTGCATAAAAATATAAAACCAAGATTTTTAAAGTTTATAGAACCTTTAAAATATCAATTAGATTACAATCAATTACCTACAAAAGAGCCTTCAAAAATCACAGAAGAAATTGCACAAAATTAA
- a CDS encoding DUF3108 domain-containing protein, with protein MKKNTILVLVLFLTFFGFSQEEKHAFKSGESLRYKMSYSGFFRAGTAVLEVNETELNGKKVFHTKGSGWTSGMIKWFFKVDDVYESYFDKKEVKPYLFKRKIDEGGYKKHRNTSFNYTSNKAYVQDFIKQKDTSVAFSNVQDMLSSFYYLRNQDFKNMKKGDEIAIDMFMDAQIYPFKLRFLGREVLDTRFGDVNTLIFRPLVQSGRVFKAKESVTIWITDDANKIPIKLKADLSVGSLRAELEQYKGLANLFKTN; from the coding sequence ATGAAAAAAAATACAATACTAGTACTCGTTTTATTTTTAACTTTCTTTGGATTTTCACAGGAAGAAAAACACGCCTTTAAAAGTGGAGAATCGCTTCGTTATAAAATGAGTTACAGTGGTTTTTTTAGAGCTGGAACTGCAGTTTTAGAAGTAAATGAAACAGAGTTAAATGGAAAAAAAGTGTTTCATACCAAAGGCTCTGGATGGACATCTGGAATGATAAAATGGTTTTTTAAAGTAGATGATGTTTACGAATCTTATTTCGATAAAAAAGAAGTAAAACCTTATTTATTTAAAAGAAAAATAGATGAAGGTGGTTATAAAAAACACAGAAACACCTCTTTTAATTATACTTCTAACAAAGCTTATGTTCAAGACTTTATAAAACAAAAAGACACTTCTGTTGCTTTTTCGAATGTACAAGATATGTTATCTTCTTTTTACTATTTGAGAAATCAAGATTTTAAAAATATGAAAAAAGGAGACGAAATTGCCATCGATATGTTTATGGACGCGCAAATTTATCCTTTTAAGCTTCGTTTTTTAGGAAGAGAAGTTTTAGATACAAGATTTGGAGATGTAAATACCTTAATTTTTAGACCACTTGTTCAATCTGGACGAGTTTTTAAAGCAAAAGAAAGTGTTACCATTTGGATTACAGACGATGCTAATAAAATTCCAATTAAATTAAAAGCAGATTTATCTGTAGGTTCTTTACGAGCAGAATTGGAGCAGTATAAAGGGTTGGCAAACCTGTTTAAAACAAATTAA
- a CDS encoding tryptophan 2,3-dioxygenase family protein: protein MNRDEILKAIEEKYDKLGVPVNAMLEGLLHSTPITYWDYIQTDALLGLQTPRTTQPDEMVFIMYHQVNELLFKMVLWEIDQVAKTVQVTADKFSMHLGRISRYFDMLCSSFNVMADGMEKEQYLKFRNTLTPASGFQSAQYRKIEFASTELINLIDARFRDHIDRNSSFKHAYNHLYWQAAGKNYTTGQKSTLLNLFEKKYIGDFIDFMEDYNDINLSKKFKQLPKEVQENEDLIKAMRHYDYTVNVKWVMAHYNAAAKYIGGKEKDLEATGGSNWRKYMHPKYQRRIFFPYLWTQEELKNWGTF from the coding sequence ATGAACAGAGACGAAATATTAAAAGCAATAGAAGAAAAATACGATAAGCTAGGTGTTCCAGTAAATGCCATGTTAGAAGGTTTGTTGCACAGCACACCAATTACGTATTGGGATTATATTCAAACAGATGCACTCTTAGGTTTGCAAACGCCAAGAACTACACAACCAGACGAAATGGTGTTTATCATGTATCATCAAGTAAACGAATTACTGTTTAAAATGGTACTTTGGGAAATAGATCAAGTCGCAAAAACGGTGCAAGTTACTGCAGATAAATTTTCGATGCACTTAGGCAGAATCAGCAGATATTTCGACATGCTTTGCAGTTCTTTTAATGTTATGGCAGATGGAATGGAAAAAGAGCAATATCTAAAATTTAGAAACACATTAACACCTGCAAGTGGTTTTCAATCAGCACAATATCGAAAAATTGAATTTGCATCCACAGAACTCATTAATTTAATTGATGCACGTTTTAGAGATCATATCGATAGAAACTCGTCATTTAAACATGCCTACAATCATTTGTATTGGCAAGCAGCTGGTAAAAATTATACAACTGGGCAAAAATCCACTTTACTAAATCTTTTTGAGAAAAAATATATTGGAGATTTTATCGATTTTATGGAAGATTATAACGACATCAACCTCTCCAAAAAGTTTAAACAATTGCCAAAAGAAGTTCAAGAAAACGAAGATTTAATAAAAGCAATGCGTCATTACGATTATACCGTAAATGTAAAGTGGGTAATGGCGCATTACAATGCCGCTGCAAAATATATTGGCGGAAAAGAAAAAGATTTAGAAGCAACAGGAGGTAGCAATTGGCGAAAATACATGCATCCAAAATATCAAAGAAGAATATTTTTTCCTTATTTATGGACCCAAGAAGAATTAAAAAATTGGGGAACCTTTTAA
- the hppD gene encoding 4-hydroxyphenylpyruvate dioxygenase, with product MSKKDIKSVNYGLEKIFEGAQDFLPLLGTDYVEFYVGNAKQAAHFYKTAFGFQSYAYRGLETGAKDSVSYVLTQDKIKIILTTPLNSKSPINNHIVKHGDGVKIVALWVEDAKKSYEETISRGAKSYMQPTVEKDEHGEVVRAGIYTYGETVHMFVERKNYNGPFLPGFRKWKSDYNPPTAGLKYIDHMVGNVGWNQMNKWVKFYEDVMGFVNFLSFDDKQIHTEYSALMSKVMSNGNGRIKFPINEPAEGKKRSQIEEYLDFYEGAGVQHIAMATDDIIKTVSQLKANGIEFLSTPPEEYYKAVPGRLEEFSHELTEDIEKLKNLGIMIDADEEGYLLQIFTKPVEDRPTLFFEIIQRMGARGFGAGNFKALFESIEREQAKRGTL from the coding sequence ATGAGTAAAAAAGATATAAAATCAGTCAATTACGGATTAGAAAAAATATTCGAAGGAGCGCAAGATTTCCTTCCATTGTTAGGAACAGATTATGTAGAGTTTTACGTGGGTAACGCAAAACAAGCTGCACATTTTTACAAAACAGCATTTGGTTTTCAATCATACGCATATCGTGGGTTAGAAACCGGCGCAAAAGACTCAGTGAGTTATGTTTTAACACAAGATAAAATCAAAATTATATTAACAACTCCACTAAATAGTAAATCGCCCATAAACAATCATATTGTAAAACATGGCGATGGCGTTAAAATAGTGGCACTTTGGGTAGAAGATGCCAAAAAATCGTACGAAGAAACCATTTCACGTGGCGCAAAATCTTATATGCAACCCACTGTCGAAAAAGACGAACATGGAGAAGTAGTAAGAGCAGGAATCTATACTTATGGAGAAACCGTACACATGTTTGTAGAACGTAAAAATTACAATGGACCATTTTTACCAGGCTTTAGAAAATGGAAATCTGACTACAATCCACCAACAGCCGGATTAAAATACATCGATCATATGGTAGGTAATGTAGGATGGAACCAAATGAACAAATGGGTAAAATTCTACGAAGACGTTATGGGGTTTGTTAATTTTTTATCTTTCGACGACAAGCAAATTCATACAGAATACTCTGCCTTAATGAGTAAAGTAATGTCGAATGGAAATGGGCGAATAAAATTTCCAATAAACGAACCAGCAGAAGGGAAAAAACGTTCTCAAATAGAAGAATACTTAGATTTTTACGAAGGCGCAGGCGTGCAACACATTGCCATGGCAACAGACGATATTATTAAAACTGTTTCGCAATTAAAAGCAAACGGAATCGAATTTTTATCTACACCACCAGAAGAATATTACAAAGCAGTTCCAGGAAGATTAGAAGAATTTAGTCACGAGTTAACAGAAGATATCGAAAAACTAAAAAACTTAGGAATTATGATAGATGCCGATGAAGAAGGCTATTTACTACAAATTTTTACAAAACCAGTAGAAGATAGGCCTACCTTGTTTTTCGAAATCATACAAAGAATGGGCGCCCGAGGTTTTGGCGCAGGAAACTTTAAAGCACTGTTCGAATCTATAGAAAGAGAACAAGCAAAAAGAGGAACTTTATAG
- a CDS encoding homogentisate 1,2-dioxygenase, with the protein MPFYHKLGKIPPKRHTQFRKKDGSLYYEQLFGTIGFDGMSTNSYHEHRPTMVKHIGKQYSVKPKIAKANNIQSYRFRGFQVPPENDYLESRKVVLTNSDCNITLAAPKQSTKDYFYKNTDADEVIFIHKGTGKLRTHLGNIDFKYGDYLVIPRGIIYKLDFDNENNRLFIVESYSPVYTPKRYRNWFGQLLEHSPFCERDLRRPQELETYNELGDFLIKVKKQGEIIEMTYASHPFDVVGYDGYNFPYAFSIHDFEPITGRIHQPPPVHQTFETNAFVICSFVPRLYDYHPNSIPAPYNHSNIDSDEVLYYVDGDFMSRNDIDQGHISLHPAGIPHGPHPGATERSIGHTKTEELAVMVDTFKPLQVTEEAMKIADEDYYKSWL; encoded by the coding sequence ATGCCTTTTTATCATAAATTAGGAAAAATTCCACCTAAAAGACACACACAATTTCGTAAAAAAGACGGTAGTTTATATTACGAACAACTGTTTGGTACTATTGGTTTCGACGGAATGTCCACCAACAGCTATCACGAACACAGGCCAACAATGGTCAAACACATTGGCAAACAATACTCAGTAAAACCAAAAATTGCCAAGGCCAATAACATTCAATCTTATCGTTTTCGTGGCTTTCAAGTACCACCAGAAAACGATTATTTAGAAAGCAGAAAAGTTGTTTTAACAAATTCAGATTGTAATATTACTCTTGCAGCACCAAAACAATCTACCAAAGATTATTTTTATAAAAATACAGATGCAGACGAAGTAATTTTTATCCATAAAGGAACAGGAAAATTAAGAACACATTTAGGAAATATCGATTTTAAATACGGAGATTATTTAGTAATTCCACGCGGAATAATCTACAAATTAGATTTCGACAACGAAAATAACCGACTTTTTATCGTAGAATCATATTCGCCAGTTTACACACCAAAACGTTACAGAAACTGGTTTGGTCAGTTATTAGAACACTCGCCATTTTGCGAACGAGACTTAAGAAGACCACAAGAATTAGAAACCTATAACGAACTTGGCGATTTCCTAATCAAAGTAAAAAAACAAGGCGAAATTATAGAAATGACCTATGCTTCACATCCTTTTGACGTTGTTGGTTACGATGGATATAATTTCCCCTATGCATTTTCGATTCACGACTTCGAGCCAATCACAGGACGAATTCATCAACCACCACCAGTGCATCAAACCTTCGAGACAAATGCCTTTGTAATTTGTAGTTTTGTACCACGTTTGTACGACTATCATCCAAACTCAATTCCTGCACCTTACAACCACAGTAATATCGATTCAGATGAGGTTTTGTATTACGTAGATGGCGATTTTATGAGCAGAAACGATATCGATCAAGGGCATATTTCCTTACATCCAGCAGGCATTCCTCATGGGCCACACCCTGGAGCAACAGAACGCAGTATTGGGCATACAAAAACCGAAGAATTAGCAGTAATGGTAGATACTTTTAAACCTTTACAAGTAACAGAAGAAGCCATGAAAATTGCCGATGAAGATTATTATAAAAGTTGGTTATAA
- a CDS encoding ferritin, with amino-acid sequence MKTAIRRQMTIHPEVMDALNDQIALEMHASASYLAMASWCDQRELLNSKAFFYKQAEEERQHGMKIFNFINDAGGAAISPSIPEVNNDFEGLREIYEKSLDQEIHVTQSIYKCFKQARKVDDFASEVFLQWFVNEQVEEEDTVRSILDVFELMGDMPLKMIDERLPTA; translated from the coding sequence ATGAAAACAGCAATAAGAAGACAAATGACCATTCATCCAGAAGTTATGGATGCTTTAAACGATCAAATCGCTTTAGAAATGCACGCATCTGCCTCTTATTTAGCAATGGCATCTTGGTGCGACCAACGCGAATTATTAAACAGCAAAGCTTTTTTCTACAAGCAAGCAGAAGAAGAAAGACAACATGGAATGAAGATTTTTAACTTTATAAACGATGCTGGAGGTGCTGCAATTTCGCCATCAATACCAGAAGTTAATAACGATTTCGAAGGATTAAGAGAAATTTACGAAAAATCTTTAGACCAAGAAATACACGTAACACAATCTATTTACAAATGCTTTAAACAAGCAAGAAAAGTAGATGATTTTGCATCAGAAGTATTTTTACAGTGGTTTGTAAACGAGCAAGTAGAAGAAGAAGATACCGTAAGAAGCATTTTAGATGTTTTTGAATTGATGGGCGATATGCCATTAAAAATGATCGACGAGCGTTTACCAACAGCGTAA
- a CDS encoding lipoprotein signal peptidase, translating into MSRKTLAILTVLIAIIVDQVIKIYVKTHFALNEEVVVFDWFKIHFTENNGMAMGIEFGGKAGKLFLTLFRIVAVVAIIYWLKSTIHRVVNKAVIVAIALILAGAVGNIIDSVFYGIIFDDSYHKVATLFSDNPYGTLFHGKVVDMFYFPLWQGVLPDWIPFVGGEMYTFFQYIFNPADAYITIGVVLLFIFNKQAFPKEDKKIAE; encoded by the coding sequence ATGTCAAGAAAGACACTGGCAATACTTACGGTTTTAATTGCTATTATTGTAGATCAAGTTATAAAAATCTATGTAAAAACACATTTTGCTTTAAATGAAGAAGTAGTTGTTTTCGATTGGTTTAAAATCCATTTTACCGAAAATAACGGAATGGCAATGGGTATTGAGTTTGGTGGAAAAGCAGGGAAACTATTTTTAACATTGTTTAGAATTGTGGCAGTTGTCGCAATTATTTATTGGTTAAAAAGCACCATACATCGTGTGGTTAATAAAGCAGTTATTGTAGCAATTGCACTAATTTTGGCAGGAGCAGTTGGCAATATTATAGATTCGGTTTTTTATGGGATAATTTTCGACGACTCTTACCACAAAGTAGCCACCTTATTTTCCGACAATCCTTACGGAACGTTGTTTCATGGAAAAGTTGTAGATATGTTTTATTTTCCACTTTGGCAAGGTGTTTTGCCAGATTGGATTCCGTTTGTAGGTGGAGAAATGTACACGTTCTTTCAGTATATTTTTAACCCTGCAGATGCCTATATTACCATAGGTGTTGTTTTACTTTTTATTTTTAACAAACAAGCTTTTCCAAAAGAAGACAAAAAAATAGCAGAATAA
- a CDS encoding LytR/AlgR family response regulator transcription factor — MKNLNCIIADDEPIARQILENYIVSIPYLTLVAPCKNAFEVLEKLQEQEVDILFLDINMPKLSGLSLLKTLQKKPNVIITTAYPEYAIEGFELSVTDYLVKPFSLERFMQAVQKVSRNKVSETIVINQQEQTAKSIFIKSDKKILKINFDEIYYAEAYGNYVKIFTDKMILTPQTLSDFLQKLSSNFIRIHKSYLINFNYLKMIDGNQIILQNEAKLPIGKSYKKELLERIDNR, encoded by the coding sequence ATGAAAAATCTAAATTGTATTATTGCTGATGATGAGCCAATTGCACGTCAAATTTTAGAAAATTATATAGTATCCATTCCATATTTAACTTTAGTTGCTCCCTGCAAAAATGCGTTTGAAGTTTTAGAAAAATTACAAGAACAAGAAGTAGATATTTTATTTTTAGACATTAACATGCCAAAATTATCTGGCTTAAGTTTACTAAAAACACTTCAAAAAAAACCGAATGTAATTATTACAACTGCCTATCCAGAATATGCAATTGAGGGTTTTGAGCTGTCTGTAACAGATTATTTGGTAAAACCTTTTTCTTTAGAGCGTTTTATGCAAGCTGTGCAGAAAGTTTCAAGAAATAAAGTTTCAGAAACTATTGTTATAAACCAACAAGAGCAAACTGCAAAAAGTATTTTTATAAAAAGTGATAAAAAAATTCTAAAAATTAATTTTGATGAAATTTATTACGCAGAAGCTTACGGAAATTACGTAAAGATTTTTACAGATAAAATGATTTTAACACCACAAACCCTATCCGATTTTTTACAAAAACTTTCTTCCAATTTTATTAGAATTCATAAATCGTATCTCATCAATTTTAATTATTTAAAAATGATAGATGGCAACCAAATTATACTTCAAAATGAGGCAAAACTTCCGATAGGAAAATCCTACAAAAAAGAACTTTTAGAGAGAATAGATAATCGCTAA
- a CDS encoding sensor histidine kinase, whose amino-acid sequence MGKLDNWIDNKIVQNLFIWVFLFIIFTMVIQAENRLLASLLFIAFIAPPVYINNLKILPLFFNKKVKLAVVLFLLNVCFFSFLVVAFLSNGFKRFELKMLLNAFGALLLILIFGIALKLAKESFTRRQQEKEAELKLLKAQLNPHFLFNTLNNLYGLSVIKSDKLPNLMLKLSDLLRYSLYETSTIFVPLEKEIKYLENYIALERIRLEDKADIIFEVSGAIESLKIAPMLCIVFVENAFKHLGVLENGKSSVSVKIVVNSNEIYFSCTNTVEVFQIESSYQLEKGKSGIGLQNAKKRLALLYPNKHQLRIEKTESLYCVTLKLDQ is encoded by the coding sequence ATGGGAAAATTAGATAACTGGATAGATAACAAAATTGTACAAAACCTCTTTATCTGGGTTTTTCTATTCATTATATTTACGATGGTAATTCAGGCAGAAAATAGGTTGTTAGCATCATTGTTATTTATTGCTTTTATTGCGCCTCCAGTTTATATTAATAATTTAAAAATTTTACCTCTTTTTTTTAATAAAAAAGTAAAATTAGCAGTAGTCTTATTTCTATTAAATGTTTGTTTCTTTTCTTTTTTGGTAGTTGCTTTTTTAAGTAATGGTTTTAAAAGGTTCGAACTTAAAATGTTGTTAAATGCATTTGGAGCCTTGTTATTAATTTTAATTTTTGGAATAGCACTAAAGTTGGCAAAAGAAAGTTTTACCAGAAGGCAGCAAGAAAAAGAAGCCGAATTAAAATTGTTAAAAGCACAATTAAACCCGCATTTTTTATTTAATACTTTAAATAATTTATACGGTTTGTCTGTTATAAAATCAGATAAGTTGCCCAATTTAATGCTAAAATTATCGGATTTATTACGTTATAGTTTGTACGAAACATCAACAATTTTTGTGCCTTTAGAAAAAGAAATTAAATATTTAGAAAACTATATTGCTTTAGAAAGAATACGATTAGAAGATAAAGCAGATATTATTTTCGAAGTTTCGGGAGCTATAGAATCACTAAAAATTGCACCCATGTTATGCATTGTTTTTGTGGAAAATGCGTTTAAACATTTGGGAGTTTTAGAAAACGGAAAATCGTCTGTATCTGTAAAAATTGTAGTAAATAGTAACGAAATTTATTTTAGTTGTACCAATACAGTTGAGGTTTTTCAGATAGAGAGTAGTTACCAATTAGAAAAAGGAAAAAGCGGTATTGGTTTGCAAAATGCGAAAAAGAGATTGGCTTTATTGTACCCTAATAAACATCAACTAAGAATAGAGAAAACAGAAAGTTTATATTGTGTAACGCTAAAACTAGACCAATGA
- a CDS encoding serine hydrolase domain-containing protein, whose protein sequence is MKTLEKLMLLAFLSIQTITISQNKSLEILSKKYNTSLKEQNKGIAILVKKDGKRSTLSLGNFHLTEHSLFNIGSATKTFTAILILQEKEKGNLKLSDSIGTYLKPIKNVDNSLTIQQLLTHESGLDEVIGKNIVEIFFAKEDAVYQENLLQKIEKNNPKMVGKFNYCNTNYFLLGKILEKITDQSYFDILRERIIEPLQLKNTHPYLHKNLPNLATPYHENKDVSEYLDYQFFANVAYAAGSVASTLYDMEQFYSALFETEKLLKKESLELMLKSGNETYGLGIFKSKFENQNYFGHGGNNIGYSFRNQYNPATKNLFMMFSNNISIPSRASIRKDLLSFLNNKPIEDFKSVDLNNFKKYTGTYLLKEANLELEIILEDNKMYIVVAAQGVKSELAQKDKNSVSDKLVGVVLSKIDGNTDSLKFNQNGFETTINRIKPKK, encoded by the coding sequence ATGAAAACTCTAGAAAAACTAATGCTTTTAGCATTTTTATCAATTCAAACAATAACAATTAGTCAAAACAAATCATTAGAAATTTTATCTAAGAAATATAATACTTCTTTAAAAGAACAAAACAAAGGTATTGCTATATTGGTTAAAAAAGATGGAAAAAGAAGCACACTAAGTTTAGGTAATTTTCACTTAACTGAGCATAGTCTTTTTAATATTGGTAGTGCTACAAAAACATTTACAGCAATTCTAATCTTGCAAGAAAAAGAAAAAGGCAACCTAAAACTATCTGATTCTATTGGAACATATCTTAAACCAATAAAAAATGTAGATAATTCTTTAACAATACAACAATTGCTAACACATGAAAGTGGTTTAGATGAAGTTATTGGCAAAAATATAGTGGAAATTTTTTTCGCTAAAGAAGATGCTGTTTACCAAGAAAACTTACTTCAGAAAATAGAAAAGAATAATCCTAAAATGGTGGGTAAATTCAATTATTGTAATACCAATTATTTTTTATTAGGTAAAATTCTTGAAAAAATAACCGATCAGAGCTATTTTGATATTCTTAGGGAACGTATTATTGAACCTCTACAACTAAAAAATACACATCCTTATTTACACAAAAACCTACCAAATTTAGCAACTCCATACCACGAAAATAAAGATGTTTCGGAATATTTAGACTATCAATTTTTTGCAAATGTTGCCTATGCTGCTGGTAGTGTAGCTTCTACATTATATGATATGGAACAATTTTATAGCGCTCTTTTTGAAACTGAAAAACTATTGAAAAAAGAATCTTTAGAATTAATGTTAAAATCTGGTAATGAAACTTATGGTTTGGGAATATTTAAATCTAAATTCGAAAATCAAAACTATTTTGGTCATGGAGGCAACAATATTGGTTACTCTTTTAGAAATCAATACAACCCAGCAACTAAAAACCTATTTATGATGTTTTCTAATAATATCTCCATTCCTTCTAGAGCGAGTATTCGTAAAGATTTATTAAGTTTTTTAAACAATAAACCTATCGAAGATTTTAAAAGTGTTGACCTTAATAATTTCAAAAAATATACAGGAACTTATTTACTTAAGGAAGCCAATTTAGAACTAGAAATCATTCTCGAAGACAACAAAATGTACATTGTTGTTGCTGCTCAAGGAGTCAAAAGTGAACTTGCTCAAAAAGATAAAAATTCTGTTTCTGATAAACTTGTTGGAGTAGTTTTATCTAAAATAGATGGAAATACAGATAGCTTAAAATTCAATCAAAATGGATTCGAAACTACTATAAACCGCATCAAACCAAAGAAATAA
- a CDS encoding ABC transporter ATP-binding protein encodes MHLEIQNVSKKYSKEKYGLKDFSIHIEKGILGLLGANGAGKSTLLKMIATVSKPSSGSITLNKNNIVKDANYMRKKLGFLPQDFGVYPNLNAYEFLEYMAAMKGIGGKNLKTKITQLLEGLNLIENAKKPIGTYSGGMKQRVGIAQTLLNNPKIILFDEPTVGLDPEERVRFRNLISYLANNCIVILSSHIVSDIDTIADKVAIMKNGKLIEYGNPNEIISQVKDAVFETIIDADLLSSYKEKFTIINASRIDGKLKVRYISNTPIENSTKQSATLEDAYLFLNKN; translated from the coding sequence ATGCATTTAGAAATACAAAACGTATCTAAAAAATACAGCAAAGAAAAATATGGATTAAAAGACTTTTCAATACATATTGAAAAAGGAATCTTAGGTTTATTAGGCGCCAATGGTGCTGGAAAATCTACCTTATTAAAAATGATTGCTACTGTTAGTAAACCTAGCTCCGGAAGCATCACTTTAAACAAAAACAACATTGTAAAAGATGCCAATTATATGCGCAAAAAATTGGGGTTTTTACCTCAAGATTTTGGGGTATATCCAAATTTAAATGCCTACGAATTTTTAGAGTATATGGCTGCAATGAAAGGTATTGGAGGTAAGAATTTAAAGACTAAAATTACACAATTATTAGAAGGTCTAAACTTAATCGAAAATGCAAAAAAACCAATTGGCACCTATTCTGGAGGAATGAAACAAAGAGTTGGTATTGCACAAACACTTTTAAATAATCCAAAAATTATTTTGTTTGATGAACCCACAGTAGGTCTAGATCCAGAAGAAAGAGTACGCTTTAGAAACCTAATTTCTTACTTGGCAAATAATTGTATTGTAATATTATCTTCACATATTGTCTCTGATATTGATACAATTGCAGACAAAGTTGCTATTATGAAAAATGGTAAACTAATTGAATATGGCAATCCAAATGAAATTATTAGCCAAGTTAAGGATGCCGTTTTTGAAACCATTATTGATGCAGATTTACTATCTAGTTACAAAGAAAAATTTACTATAATAAATGCATCAAGAATCGATGGGAAATTAAAGGTTAGATACATTTCTAATACTCCTATTGAAAATTCTACAAAGCAGAGCGCAACTTTAGAAGACGCTTACTTGTTTTTAAATAAAAATTAA